The genomic segment TGTGATTCGGCTAAAAGAACTGTATCATCATCGTATCTCAGGTTATTAATGATTATGTCATTAATTCTAATGTATACGTTTCGTTAATCCATTGCCTTACTTAATATGTCTTCCaagtatatatattaaataatactggTGTATGTATACACCCTTGTGGAATAACTCTTTGTACTTCTATTTCTTCTGATGTTATGTCTTCTATTCTCACTACTGCTTTTTGGCCATAGTATAAGTAACACAAAAAggactgttttcaaaaatttattaggtaacttaaaaattaattacataaataaaatgtaattctAATCATAAAAACTATTTACTAACTAATGcgtaataataatagtttattgaaaatactgaaaagtagaatttgaatatcagtgtaatagaaaattatagaaaaataatgCCAGTGGAGagtttccttaaagatatatcctTAGACCAATTCATGGTGAAATATTTCGGTCATAACCTAACAAAACATTAATTAAAGAGGTGCCAGTCAGATTTGGATATAAGAATTGGATGATAACTGGTTCCACTGGATATGATTATGGTTTTCACGTTTgttgcgaaaaaaaaaaacgaatgataTTGAAGATAATAGAAAAATACCACTTGGAGCTAAAGTGGTAATTGATCTATTGAAATACCGGCCTGAACCATCTAGAAATTAAATTAGATCAGGTCATTGGATGAGGACTCAGGAGTTTCCTGTGTTTACAACGTTTTGAGCAGAGATAAGtatttataaataacaaagtttgtTCATCTCGCGGATAATGTCAAAATAGGCGATTCTACAGTTTGTATGTACAAAATTAGACTTTTAGcagataaaattatagaaaaatactgcCAGTGGGGATGTTTCCATAAAGTTATTTCTTAGACAAATCCATGGTCAAATATTTTGATCATAACCTAGCTAAACAGTTAATTAGAGAGAAGCCAGTCAGATGTGAATATAAGAATTGGGTGATAACTGGTTCCACTGGATATGATTATGGTTTTCACGTTTgttgcgaaaaaaaaaaacgaatgatattgaagataataaaaaaataccactTGGAGCTAAAGTGGTAATTGATCTATTGAAATACCGGCCTGAACCATCTAGAAATTAAATTAGATCGGGTCATTGGATGAGGACCTAGGAGTTTCCTGTGTTTACAACGTTTTGAGCAGAGACAAGtatttataaataacaaagtttgtTCATCTAGCGGATAATGTCAAAATAGGCGATTCTACAGTTTGTATGTACAAAATTAGACTTTTAGcagataaaattatagaaaaatactgcCAGTGGGGATGTTTCCATAAAGTTATTTCTTAGACAAATCCATGGTCAAATATTTTGGTCATAACCTAGCTAAACAGTTAATTAGAGAGAAGCCAGTCAGATGTGAATATAAGAATTGGGTGATAACTGGTTCCACTGGATATGATTATGGTTTTCACGTTTGTTGCCGAAAAAAGGAAATGGTACTATTAAAAAAGACCACTTGGAGCTAAAATAGTAATTGATATTTTGAAATAGTTGCCTGAACCATCTACAAATGAAATTTTTTCGATAAACATTTCATGACATATCAACTAATGatatatctgaaacaaaaaaatgtaaaggCAACAGGAACTATAAAATGTCCAGTAATCGAGAAAGCTAATGAAGAAAAATGCATATGATTATAGATTTGACAAAACTAATGAAATTTTGTGTGTGAAATGGTATGACATTAGTGTTCTATGTTCTATGGTGAAAAAACTATGTGTATTGAATGGTGTTTTGAAAAATAACATACACATACCTAATGTCCCCATTACAGGACGCCCTTATATttcaaaatgttttgaaaaaaaaaaaatatttttttgaacataATAAATGTAACCCAAACGTCAAAATTGGCGAATCAAACGAAAAACGGTTGAGTATCAGCCAACAAAATCGTCATCTGAATAGTCAGAATCCGATTCATTTAAATCGACAATTACTGGAACTATGGGGTTTATGTCAATTCTTTTGGCAGTCTCCCAATACTCATTAATAAGTTTCTCCGCATGTTTTACATAGTTCctccatttttctggtgtaaccTAAAATTAAGCAAAGTTATTacctaagaattaaaaaaaaaattaatttacctgTTGTAAAGATTGtttccaaatatttaaaactgtggCTTCATTTGTAACGCCAGCAGCAGTTATATTCGCATCGTAATACCTTTTGCAATCAGACCAAACATTCTCTATCGGATTAAATTGACAATGGTATGGAGGGAGTCTTAAGACCCGATGGCCATATTGATGGGCAAGTCTATCTAACctgtaaaacaaaatacataaaaatgccatttaataaataaattctaatGTGTACTTAAATACTTTATCTCTATATGATACAGCTACATTTGCAGATAATACTGCAATAATAACCTCAGACGTGAACCTGACGAGAGCATCTGAGAAGCTGCAATACTACCTGAATATCCTTTCTAGATGGCTATATAAATTGAAAATAAGTGTTAATACAGATAAATCCGCTCAAATAACATTTACTACAAGAAGAAGCAGATCACCTCAAGTTACCATAAATAACAACCCAATCCCCGtaaaaattttggtaaaattTCTTGGACTCCACTTGGATGAGAAACTGACATGGAAGACacacataaaaacaaaaagaaaccgACTTAATCTGAAAGCCCTTGGAAGATTGAAACGAATCTGGCCAGAAGACCTACTTGAGTAACTGTATGGAGAGGGATAGCCATTGCTGAATGGTACCCGGCACATGCATACTACAAAATAcaaactatttacttattactctaaATGTTAGTGTGGAATATATTGTGAATTtgcaatgaaataaataaaaaaatctctaTGATGGCCATATTAAAGGGCCAGTCTATCCAaactgtaaaacaaaatatataaaaatgtcatttaataaataaattcttatacgtacttaaatattttatctggtAAATGCTTCTTTACAATAGCCATTAACTCAAACTTCATCATAGACATTGAATAATTGATATTTCGGTTTGCCAACCATTCTATTAAAGAATGTTTGGTCCAACTTGCATTTGGAATTTTTTCAAGTAAAGTTGAatggtacgatgcattgtccattataatCAACGAAGGTTCTTCTAAGTTTGGTAAAAGCTGATGcacaaaccatttttcaaaattatctgAATTCATCGAATCATGGTAGTCACCAGATTTACTTCCACTTTTGAAAATAAGTTCACAGTTATTAATAAACCCATTTTCAGAACCTGCATGAAGGACAATGTATCGTACACCTTCTCCACTCTTCTTTCGGACTGCATAACTACTGCCATCTTGCCAGCTCTTCCGGAATCCTCCTTTACTAAATATCCACGTCTCATCCAGGAAAACTGGTTTAAAGGGGTATCCATCCATTTCATTCTCTTTGTACGCTTTTAAGAACTGGAGTCTCTTTAATGTAACATGTGTTTGCTCCATTAAATACTTCCTGTTTGAAATATTACAATTCACCCATCtgaattttaatacttttaaaactCGCTGAAGTGCAGACATTGAAATTTTAACCTCATCCAATTCCTCGAGTTTTTGTTTTAGTGTATAGAGAGTTACATGCTCACCTAAAACGAACAAAGTAAAATTAATAAGACACTATAGTGATTCTTCTAGAAACAATATTTGGAATGTAAAGTAACATATTAATTGTAACATTTGGAATTTATCTATTTAAATGGTATATGCAACAAATAGTATTCCGTTCATAAATCGTAGTAAGGATATTTGAATAATTTAAAGTGTAAgagttataaaaatatatctatatattttccTAAAATGTATTATGTACATGGACAAACTTCAGCAAAAAGGCAAAGAGGACTCTTAAatctttattacaatattgtAAGTAAGTTTACCAATTTACCACAGAAGTTTGGTACTTATATCAGTAGTATTCTTTTTATAATCACTTTTCActtctatatattttatatattatgtaactAGTTGTcagtaacaatttttaaaaaaaaatgtatctgaAAAGTTAGTTGCTCCTGCCTTTCTACATAACAgaaatatgataaaatattttaactacatatattattattaattatatattatctgTGACTTGGAATAAAAAGGTCGGATGTCCATTTTTCTGGATTTTAGGTTAATATCATTTCTATAGTAAGGACATGagatagtttcatttaaaaaaatcagatgTCTGTATCTTTTAGGTTTTTATCTTTTGCAAAACATAAAGGtgtaaatagataaaataaggaTAAATAGTTTAATTACTATTAATAAACACAAATACAACAATCATATGGTTCTTCTACAATGAGTGGACGAGCAGCATTAAGTgccattttattttatgttatttataatatttctaGCATACAAATTGTTTCAAACATAGGGATATTCCAATATTAACTTTTATAAGTATATTGATACGTATTGAGTCATAAGCTTTTAAACTACAATCAAAGGTGGTTCCTATGTGGCCAAATACAAACAATGGCAGATTACTGGAGTTTACATGTTGTGACACCAGCCCTTTTTATTCCAAGCCACATACATGTACATAGAGATTTTAACTTACCTTTACTAAACATTCCGTATATACGAGTCCTAATGGTATGCtggtatttatttaaaatcaagTTAGGTTCACAACTAGTGGCTACTGATTCGCTTACTTTATTGTTATAATCAGAATCTTTCTGTATTCCTTCATTTGCTAATCGCCTTATGGTTGGCAAAGAAATTTCTAACGCCTCAGCAACACGctgaaataaacagtaaataaaacaacTTTATTTTCAGGGTAATTTTCAACTTACTTCAAGAACAGCAGAAATTGGTAATGTTTGTCCAGCTTCCTTTTCCAATTGAAAATATTTCagcaattttaatattagtacttGTTCTTTTTCAGTATATCTTGTCATCTtgtacaaatacaaataaaaccaCAATCACAATACTAtgtaaaacaaaatacaaaataaaattaagcgtctatattctttgataaaattataattatacaaaACAAATACTGACCTGAACGACAGCCGTCACTAGCTGTTCGAACACTTCGAAAGAATGGCCAGCATGGACGAAATTTTACGTCAACTGTCAGTAATAGGCGTATTTGATTGGCTAGAGAAAGCGCACATCTAAATATCAACGAATCAAACGTAGGTTAGGAAAGAGCCGCTTATGTATGTAAGCTTATTCTAACGCTGCAATATAGTTCTGTCACAGTACTATGGTTCTGTTTAATCACGGAACTACCGCTTTCTCCGTCACATCCGACTTAATGCattagaaagaaatcgaaaaactgtgacgcactgaaaagtacctctgggatgtACTATACTTCTGTAGTTGTTCCAGAAATGCCTCCCCATTCACAATGACtgctaatttattaaatgaaAATCGAGTGGTTTTGAGTCAAACAGGTATATGACACATTTTCGGAACCTAACTGCAAGTTCTGCATCCAATTTTGAATACGTAATGccctataaaaattaaatgtttaccCAACAGAAACCAACATTTCAATAAAACATTTCTCGATACAACTTTAGTTTAGGAATAAAGTCTGCCATAAAGAAGGTAGTGATACACCCAGGCAAATGTAatatacattaaattacatttCCTATTGAATAAAAAGTTGGTAGATAAATAAATAGGTACTACCACAATTCAGTAGCAATATTGAAAGgaaaaaaaaactagaagaagCATTCTTAATTTTAAACCAATATAAATCCATATTTTgagaatttttcaaaataaaatagtaCTGGCTTTTATCGGATCGTATCATAAATGTTAACTCACACCAATATGGTGACAATATCTATGATAGGGTGATGTGGGGCAACTGGACCCAGGGGGTGTCTGAGTTATACCTTTTTCATTCTTAAGCTGTAAATGTATTTAAGTTTTTTGCTGTTGACTGTACTGCAAGAATGTGCCTTCCCTCCAAAACATTAATTCTAACCTTCATAGTACTTTTAGTTGCTGTGAGAAATCCAATTAAAATTTGTAGTAATTTTTTATGAAATCAACGTGGCGTGCTTGTGATTTACATTATTGTTTTGATTATCAAAGTAATTGTTTTTACCATGTATTTTAGTGTAAAAGTGTTAATTACTATTAACAATGTTTAAATTAGTTTTGCATGCTTATATTATTAGTTTTGAGGTTAGAATGGGGGTCCAGTTACCCCGAGAGGTATTCCCAGACAGCACAGTATGTTTTGAGTACGTACAATTTTGGTACTGTACGTACATGATGTAAAATGTACGTTTTAAGTACGTACACTGGGGTACATACCAGTACATACAGAATAGTACGTACTATTACGTCTTAAGTATGTACCATGAGAAAGAAGAGCTAAAGCATATTTATTATGTTAGGTTATGTTAACCTAACCTAATTTATTTGGTTAGGAATTTTCCACCTCGAGTACAGTTTTGATGTGATAATTCATTGCAAGagagatttatttagattttttttacttatttttggtgTTGGTGCTTATTAGTGTAGGAAGTtagataaataaattattaaatacaaaataagtAGGTACATTTAAAACAAAACCATATGGTAAACTTTAAGATTCATATaagtttttcttgtttttgtacttcaaatatgaataataaagatatattcacctatatttacttttatttatataaatcatcATAAGTGTGTATAGTATGTACTAGGTACATACCTTCAATATGTACTAGGTACGTACCTTCAGTACGTACTAG from the Diabrotica undecimpunctata isolate CICGRU chromosome 1, icDiaUnde3, whole genome shotgun sequence genome contains:
- the LOC140438615 gene encoding uncharacterized protein — translated: MTRYTEKEQVLILKLLKYFQLEKEAGQTLPISAVLERVAEALEISLPTIRRLANEGIQKDSDYNNKVSESVATSCEPNLILNKYQHTIRTRIYGMFSKGEHVTLYTLKQKLEELDEVKISMSALQRVLKVLKFRWVNCNISNRKYLMEQTHVTLKRLQFLKAYKENEMDGYPFKPVFLDETWIFSKGGFRKSWQDGSSYAVRKKSGEGVRYIVLHAGSENGFINNCELIFKSGSKSGDYHDSMNSDNFEKWFVHQLLPNLEEPSLIIMDNASYHSTLLEKIPNASWTKHSLIEWLANRNINYSMSMMKFELMAIVKKHLPDKIFKLDRLAHQYGHRVLRLPPYHCQFNPIENVWSDCKRYYDANITAAGVTNEATVLNIWKQSLQQVTPEKWRNYVKHAEKLINEYWETAKRIDINPIVPVIVDLNESDSDYSDDDFVG